In Vicinamibacterales bacterium, a genomic segment contains:
- the ychF gene encoding redox-regulated ATPase YchF translates to MRRSDMLRAGLIGFPSSGKTALFQLLTSVREAPRPAGRQEAHVGVSRVPDERLDRLTELFKPRKHTPATVEFADMGGAGGARTGAAALLDVAPFRNADALLHVVRMFRDPAIPHAAGSVDPARDVRTMEEEVILADLGVVERRLERLERDLKKSAANADLKKEHEILLRCRALLENGKAIRTLDLPADDARRLRGFQFLSAKPLLIVLNLDEADLPQADRAVDLAGIADYLQGAHTRAVPICAKIELEIAQLDPADAAAFMADLGLRESGLDRVIRASYELLGYISFFTVGEDENRAWSIPRGTNAQQAGGEIHTDIQRGFIRAEVVRYEHLLARGSLAACREHGELRLEGKEYIVLDGDVINFRHAT, encoded by the coding sequence GGCTCCGCGTCCCGCGGGCCGGCAGGAAGCCCATGTCGGCGTGTCCCGCGTACCCGACGAGCGCCTCGATCGGCTGACTGAGCTGTTCAAACCGCGCAAGCACACCCCGGCGACCGTCGAGTTCGCCGACATGGGCGGCGCCGGCGGGGCGCGGACCGGCGCGGCCGCGCTCCTCGACGTCGCCCCGTTTCGCAACGCCGACGCGCTGCTGCACGTCGTCCGCATGTTCCGCGATCCCGCCATTCCGCACGCCGCGGGCTCCGTCGATCCGGCGCGCGACGTCCGCACCATGGAGGAGGAAGTCATCCTCGCGGATCTCGGCGTCGTCGAGCGGCGGCTCGAGCGGCTCGAACGGGATCTGAAGAAGTCGGCGGCGAACGCGGACCTGAAGAAGGAACACGAGATCCTGCTGCGCTGCCGGGCGCTGCTCGAGAACGGCAAGGCGATCCGCACGCTCGACCTCCCGGCCGACGACGCGCGGCGGCTGAGAGGATTCCAGTTCCTCTCCGCGAAGCCGCTGCTGATCGTGTTGAATCTCGACGAGGCGGATCTGCCGCAGGCCGACCGCGCGGTGGACCTTGCCGGAATCGCGGATTACCTCCAGGGCGCGCACACCCGCGCCGTGCCGATCTGCGCCAAGATCGAGCTGGAGATCGCGCAGCTCGATCCGGCGGACGCCGCGGCATTCATGGCGGATCTCGGCCTGCGCGAGTCTGGCCTGGACCGCGTGATCCGCGCCAGCTACGAGCTGCTCGGGTACATCTCCTTCTTCACCGTGGGGGAAGACGAGAACCGCGCGTGGTCGATCCCGCGCGGCACCAACGCGCAGCAGGCGGGCGGGGAGATTCACACCGACATCCAGCGCGGCTTCATCCGCGCCGAAGTGGTGCGCTACGAGCACCTGCTCGCGCGGGGCTCGCTCGCGGCGTGCCGCGAGCACGGCGAGCTGCGCCTCGAGGGGAAGGAGTACATCGTCCTCGACGGCGACGTGATCAACTTCCGCCACGCGACGTAA